Below is a genomic region from Prolixibacteraceae bacterium.
ATATGGCAAAGGCCATGGTTCCTATTAAATCTAAGATATAAATCAAATCCATTCTAGCAGATACATCTAAATCAGTTTAACGCCACTCTAAAGTTCAGAGATATCGTCACTAATCTTTTCCATTACAAAGACGCCACAAGTCCCTTGGTCATCCATACTGGATCCCACAATTCTTCCTTCTTGGGTCAAAGTTCCTTCCCATTCATCTAATTCATAATCGATATGCTCAATAGAATAAAGCACTTCAGAACGAACACTACAAAAGGAGAATTGGTTCTCCTCAACATGACCTTCAATTTGATGTTCAACTACAAATGCGGCATCTCCTTCAATTTGTTCTGTCACTTTAATTTTCCCATAGATTTTGTCTTCGATTACTTTAAACACAGCAAATCCGGTATCATTTCCTATACCAAAATCCTCATTAAAGCTCCATTTTCCAGCAATTTGCTTAATGACAGATGTCGTTTCTTTTCTTTCCATAAAACTCTTTAAATAAGAACATTAAGATCCTAACTCTTGATTCATTCTTCTTGCTTTTCCAGGGACCAAAGTTACTTTTTTTTCTTTATCTTAGAATAAAAATAGAGTTTATTGTCTTTAAAAAATGATGTTATCAAATTGTTAACAGAAATAGACTTTTACTTTTATTTGCATCGATTATTTGGAATAATAACACGAAAATAATATGTTTGAAACATAAATCGGAGATCTAAGGTAGATCAGATGATTATGTAGAAGAGAGGAGAGACTAGGCTCAATGAATCTCTGACAACCTATTTTGTTCTTATCACATGATGAAAATCAATGACAAAATAAGGTGCCAATACCTAGATCATAATTAATGTAACAAATACCCAACTTTATGATCACGAATAATAATACAATACGAACGAATACCTCCATGCTATAGCCTTCAGCCCTCCTCTCAAGGAACAGGTTCGAAGGCAATACATTCCCCCATTCGATAGAATAATTTCATTTTTACAATTTCATTTTTATTTATTATGCCGAATATCGTAGTAAAGTTCGGCGGATCTAATTTGAAAGACAAAGAAGACGTGTCTCGAATCATTAAAGTGGTTGAGAATTACGGCGAACGTCTTATCATTGTTGTATCCGCATTTTATGGTGTAACCAACTACCTTGAATCTTCATTAGCAACTTTAAAGAAAGGAGAAGATGTGTCCAGTGCAGTATATCTGTATCTTCAAACGTTAAAAAAAGATGCAGTTGACTACCATATTACGGACGAGGCCTTGCGAGAGAAATGCTGGGAAGAGATTGATGTCTGTCTTGAAGAACTTACTAATCTTTTAAAAGGTATTTTTCTTACGGCAGATGCATCATTGGCACTATGCGATTTCGTTTTGTCTTATGGAGAGAGGCTATCAGCGATATTCTTAGCCCATGTATTGAAACAGAACAAATTAAATGCAGACATCGCTTATCCAGAGAAATTTGGATTGATTACCGATGGCGTTTACTCCAATGCATCGGTTGATTTTTCAAAAAGCAAAGAGGCCTTAATGAGCTATTTTAGTGAAGCCAAGATATATGTTGTTCCAGGCTTCTTTGGAGTAAGCACAAAAGGGAAAATAACCTTATTAGGTCGTGGAGGTAGCGACTATTCGGCAGCAGCTATTGCGAAGTGTGTTGAAGCCAAATCATTGGATGTATGGAAAGATGTAGAAGGATTCTTAACATCAGACCCAAGGGTAGTTAATCAAACACAGAACATTCAGAGCTTAACTTATGTTGAAGCAGCTGAACTGGCATATTTTGGAGCAAAAATTCTTCACCCAAGATGTGTTGAACCTCTAATTGAGCCATCAATTCCATTAAGACTATTTCATATTCATGGAGCATGTAATGATTCAAACCCACTAACGGTTATTGGCGGAGAATCAACTGTTAGTGAGACTGTTGTAAAAAGCATCACCCATACCAATGAATTTGGCATTTTGAAGTTAAAAGGTCCAGGTGTAGGGAGTAAACCAGGGATTCTCTCAGTTGTCACAACGGCATTTAGTGATGCAGGTATAAATATCAATTCAGTGATCACATCACAAATTTCGATCAATTTCTTATTGAATAAGAGAGACCTTTCAAGAGCTAAAAGTTTAATTGATCTTTCTCGTCTCCCAAGTGTAATGGATGTTGAAGACATTGATAATGTTGCAACTATTGCCGCTATCGGCGAAGGTCTTGTCGACAATTATGGTATCGCAGCACGAATATTTACAGCATTAGCAGATCAAAAAATCAACGTTCGCATGAGCTGCTCATGCGCATCACCCGTAGTGAGCTATTATATTGTGGATGAACGCGACAAATCTAAAGCAATTCAAGCCATGCATAAATCACTTTTTGAATAGAAGACCCCATTAAAAATAAAAACCAAAACCACGTTTAGTTATGACAAAACAACAGAAAAACTTTGAGACGCTGCAGATACATGCAGGAAGACAGACTGACCCAACCACAAAAGCCTGTGCAACACCAATCTATCAAACGGCAGCCTATGGTTTTGATAGCGACCAACATGCTGTGAATCTTTTTGAACTGAAGGAATTTGGCAACATATACACCCGTATTATGAACCCAACATCTGATGTGTTCGAACAACGTATTGCTGCGTTAGAAGGTGGTGTTGCAGCGTTGGCTGTCTCTTCAGGGCATGCGGCTCAGTTCATTGCATTGACCAATATTCTATCAGTAGGTGATAATTTCATCTCCTCTCCTTACCTATATGGAGGTTCGTATAACCAATTCAACACAACATTTAAAAGAATTGGTATCGATTGTCGCTTTGCAGACTCCTTAGAACCTGATCAGTTTGAGAAACTAATTGATGAAAACACCAAAGCAATTTATTTTGAGACAATCGGCAATCCTGGATTTAAAATTCCAGATTTCGAGGCCTTGGTAGCCCTTGCGAAGAAACATGACTTACCTGTAATTGTTGATAATACTTTTGCAGGAGGAGGCTATTTATGTCGCCCTATTGAATGGGGTGCAAATGTAGTCGTTGAATCTGCAACAAAATGGATTGGCGGACATGGAACCTCTATTGGTGGTGTGATTATTGATGGAGGAAACTACAATTGGGGAAATGGGAAATTCCCAGATTTCCAAGGAGATCCTAATGATGATCATGCAATGAATTTTGCAGAGACATTTGGTGTAGGAAGTAATTTTGGTAATATCGCATATATCATCAAAGCACGAGTAGAAGGTCTTCGTGATTATGGAACATCAATTTCACCTTTTAATAGTTTCTTACTAGCACAAGGTCTTGAAACATTATCACTAAGAATGGAACGTCATGTAGGTAACACTCTTGCTCTAGCAGAATGGTTTGATAAGCACCCTGCGATCGAATCAGTAAATTATCCTGGACTAAAAAGTAGTCCTGACTATGATTTAGCAAAGAAATATTTACCAAACGGTGCAGGTGGTGTTCTCACTGTTAATGTTAGAGGAGGTCGTGATGCTGCAAAGAGAGTAGTCGAAAATGTAGAGTTGGCTCAACATTTAGCCAATGTCGGAGATACTAAAACTCTAATTATACAACCTGCAACAACAACCCATCACCAAATGGATGAAGCTGCACAATTAAAGGCAGGGGTACATCCTGCAATGCTACGTATTTCAGTAGGTCTAGAACATATTGAAGATATTATTGCTGATTTTGAACAAGCATTAAATGCTTAGTCACTTATTATAATACGATTGGTCTCCCTTTCGAGACCAATCGTATCTTTGGTTTCTAAAACAGACTCATTCTTGGCCTTAGATTCAATCCACGTCATACCACTAAAAATCAAATAGAGATGCCAATTAAAATACCCAACGGACTACCTGCAATATCACAGCTTGAACATGAGAACATTTTCGTGATGAATGCCCAGAGAGCTGAAAGTCAGGATATTCGAACGATGCGAATCGCTGTAGTCAACCTTATGCCAGTAAAAGAAACGACAGAAACGGACCTATTGCGACTTCTCTCAAATACACCATTACAGGTAGAGATCGATTTCATTCGCCTCGAAACCCACCATTCTAAGAACACGAATATTAACCATTTAGACAATTTCTATCGACCATTTAGTTCTGTTAAAGATCAGAAATATGATGGACTTATTGTCACAGGTGCACCGATAGAACACCTTCCTTTTGAGTCGGTAAGTTATTGGGAAGAGATGAAAGAGGTTTTAGATTGGTCAAAAGACCATGTTACAAGTAGTATGTTTATTTGTTGGGCTTCACAGGCTGCACTTTATCATTTTTATGGACTAGAGAAACACCCTCTTAGAAAAAAGCTATCTGGAGTATACCCACATACATTAACATGTCCAACTCATCCTATTTTAAGAGGTTTTGACGACCTATTCTATATCCCCCATTCGAGAAACAGTGAGGTGAAAGCAGAAGACATTAAGGCATGTTCAGAGCTAGAGATAATCTCGACGTCCCCTGAGGCTGGTGTCTATATGGTGATGTCTAGAGATAGCCGTCAACTCTTTGTATCGGGACATGCCGAATATGCTCGAAAGACATTAAAACAAGAGTTCGATAGAGATCAATTGAAAGGTCTTGAACCGAAGATTCCAGCCAACTATTTTCCAAACAACGACCCTTCAGAAACACCTCAAAAGATATGGGCCTCTCATGCACATCTTCTCTTCTCGAATTGGCTAAACTATCATGTTTATCAGCTCACACCATATATATGGAGCTAATAAAAGAGCGACTGTAATGGATTAACATATTGATTTAGATGTTTATAATTAGATCATTTAGTTTTGCCATAAATTGAATACACACTTATAACCCGAGTTATTTTGGGTGATGAAGGCTATATATTGATCAATATATCGTTCTAGTTGATTAGATATTTCACGATGCTTAACAAGAATAAAGCTATTTTGTATTTAATCATTTGCAACTAATAGCTGGTTTAGATATCATTGTAAGGATGGAAATCAGATCAACACATAAGATATCTAATAGGCTGACAACAATGATACTCTCTGTTATCATTGGACTGATTGTGTTTGCATCTAAACCATACACAACTCCTGTTGAAAAGAGCTTTTTCTGCAAAAAAAGAGCTTCTTGGATTATTGGAAAGAAGGCAGACAAAGATGCACCCACATCAACAAGTCATGCATTCTGTCAATCAACAAATATTATCATTGACATTGTAGATATCACTGAAAAACCTAACATAATATATACAGGTGTGTTCCAATATAATATCTTAAAAAATAGATTCATAAAAGAAGTTTTTATTGGGATATGCCCTCCTCCTCCAAAGAAGATTGTTTAAACTATTATCTAATGATGTTGTTGATTTAACAAGAGGATAAATATTCTCATTGTATATCATCACATACTTTTTAAAATTCACTAAAAAACAATCTTCGATTATCATGGAGAACAATCGTAATACATCAATATATCAATCCATTCCTCTAATATTAAGAGTTGTTATGGGTTGGATCTACTTCTCTGCATTCTGGAGAAGAGTCATTCTTATGAACAAATTAAATCCTGATCTACCAGGATATGTAGGAGAGAAATTCAATGCTTTTTTACCTAATGCTCTTTTCATAAAACCGATAATACAATGGATGGTCGAAAATCCAGATATGCTTTACCTCGCGATGATTATCTTTACGATTACTGAAGCTTTAATAGGGATTGCTTTCTTCTTAGGAATTTTTACTAGACTTGCAGCCCTCGGATCTATCGGTTTGGCAGCAGGAATATTATTAGGATCAGGATGGATAGGAACAACATGTCTTGACGAATGGCAAATTGGCGTTTTGTGTATGACTACGGGATTTGTTCTTTTGTTCACCGGAGCAGGAAACTACTCTTTAGATCATTATCTATCAAAGACGAATTCTCCACTATGCAAATTACCTTTGGCTCCTTTTATTATGGGCTATGATTTTCCCTCTTCTATGTCTACAAAACTTTCAAAAAGGATAATACTATGGTCTGCAGTTTTTATGGGTATAGTTATGCTTGGGACCAACCAACATTTCCATGGTGGTGTGTGGGGTGACTTGCATAATTTAAGTAAAAACCCGAATTATATTATTCAAAATGCCTCTCGAAACAATAATGAGATAAGTTTTGATATCATGAGAGATCAAGGTATTGACACTTATGGCAGCTATATCTTTAGTATAACACTTTACAAAGAGGGTAAAAAAATTAGAACATGGGAAGATAAAAAGCTCGCAAATGCAGTGAAAATTAAAAACCACTATATTGCAAAAATTAAAACGGGACCACATGGATTAATCTTACCTCTCGGAGCTAAAGCAACCATTGGTATTGAAAACATTGAAGATGATTTCGATCAAATAATAATCGAGGATATCAATGGAAAAACATGGATACTAAACTTCCATAATTAAACTTTAGTTATACTCTTATGGCAAGTTATTCATAACGGATCTTGCCATAAGACTCTTCTTCCAATAAATGCCCATAGTCAAGGATACAAAACAAGGTTGACATCAACATAAATAATCGACATTAAATACTTATCCTGATCTTAGCTATAAATAATAAGGACATAAAAATGTCCCATTATGTTTCATTAAAGACATAAATTGTTCTAATAATCATTACAGATAGATCAAATCATAACAAAATTATCCCATTTACCGTGTGGTCTTTTCAATCCCCTTACTTTTTCACTATTTTTATATGAGATTTCTTAATCGACTAAAATCTTTAAAAATTAACATGAAACAACTAATCACATTAGGGGTAATGCTACTAATCACATTAAGTAGCTATGCAAAAAAGCGCCCAAACATTCTATTTCTATTTGCAGATGATCATTGTAACGAAGAGGTTCATGCTTTTGGAAATGATCAGATCATCACGCCGAATTTAGACCAATTAGCAAGCCAAGGTGTAACTTTCACAAACACCTATAATATGGGGGCTTGGAACGGAGCTGTGTGTGTAGCAAGTAGAGCTATGATGAACTCAGGAATGACTGTATGGCATGCAAAGAACAATGAAAAGAGCTTTCCTCAGAGAGCCGAACAGAAGATGATGTGGGCACAATTACTAGAGTCTAAAGGTTATGATACGTATATGACTGGTAAATGGCATGTCAAAGCCCCAGTCGAAAATATCTTTAAAACGACTGCACACGAGCGTCCAGGAATGCCAAACCAAACTCCTGCTGGCTACAACAGACCTCTTAGCAAGGATGATGACAACTGGAAACCTTGGGACACTAAGAATGGTGGTTACTGGAAAGGTGGTAAACACTGGTCAGAAGTTGTTGCAGATGATGCAATCGGTTTCCTAGATCAAAGCAAGAAAAGTAAAAAGCCATTTTTCATGTATATTGCATTTAATGCACCTCATGATCCTCGTCAAGCTCCCAAAGAGTATATCGACATGTATGATGTAGAAAAGATCAAGATCCCGACAAGCTTTTTACCTGAATATCCATGGAAAGATGCTATGAAATGTGGAAAGAAATTAAGAGATGAGAAACTAGCTCCATTTCCACGTACACGTTACTCAATAAAAGTAAACCGTCTTGAGTACTATGCATTAATTACCCATTTAGATGCTCAAATCGGACGTATCATCAAAGAGTTAAAACGTACAGGTCAGGATAAAAACACCTATATCATATACAGTGCAGACCACGGTTTAGCTGTAGGAAAACATGGTTTGGTAGGAAAACAAAGTATGTATGAGCATAGCATGAAACCACCATTAATCGTTATTGGTCCATCTATTCCTCAAAACGAAAAAAGAGAGCAGCTTGTATACCTTCAAGATGTAATGGCAACCACTTTGGATTTAGCAAAGGTTAAGAAACCAGCATATGTAGAATTTAATAGCTTATTATCTATATGTAAAGATAAAGAGGCGCCAAATAACTATGATGCAATCTATGGTTCTTATCTTAATGCACAAAGAATGGTGCGTGTAGGAGACTATAAACTAATTGTATATCCTGCAGCAAAGAAGGTTCTACTTTACAACCTGAAAGAAGATCCAAAAGAGCTATACGATCTTTCATTACAAGAGAAATACCAATCGAAAGTAAAATCACTATTTAAAGAGTTATTGGTTCAACAGAAGAATTTAGATGACCCTGAGGATATTGCAACCATTTTCCCAGAGCTTTCAATATAATTATTTCGATGCACATGAATCGAAATATTTAATATTCTTACATAAAGGCAGCTTACTTCTGTTTCAAAAGTAAGCTACCTTTTTTGTTTAAATAATAGGCCAAAGAAGGAGTGTTCACGACTTGAACACCCCTTCAATCTTTCGAAAAAAATTAGGTCTTTAGACCCTCATACACATAACAATCCCCTAACGATAGGAAATATAACCTTTATACTTTTCATTCAACACATTTAACTCTTCTTGAGTGAATGACCAACAGGAACTCTGCCCCTCAACTTGTTGCAAAAACCAACGTCCTTCTTTTTGTCCTGCCAGCCTCAATAGGTCATCTTTATGTAACCGGTCAGATAATGTTGTTCTAAACTCATAATCAACAGCCCCTTTCTCGAGCAACCCTTTCGTCCTAAGCACGTTATCAAACAGCTCTTTTCGAAATGTTCTTCCAACTACCAAGCAGTAAGACTCATAAGACAAAGATGCTTTTAGGTCCATGGCAACATAATCCACTAAACCATCCGTCACCAATGTATTAACCATATTAAAATTGGTCCCATTAGTATCTAGTTTCACGTTAAGCCCAATGGTTTTAATCCACGAGATCAAAGAAATCAAATCTTCATGTATAGTAGGCTCTCCTCCAATAATCACAACTCCATCCAACATCATACGATGTTTCTTAACATGATCTTTCACTTGATTCATATAAAAGACATCATTACTATCACAATTTCGTTCTCTCAACAAATTAGTATTATGGCAATAATGACAACGCATATTACATCCTGTAGTAAAAACAATACATGAAATATGAGAAGGATAATCAGTCATACTACAAGGGATAAAACCTCCCATAGGAATATTTAAATCGGGATCATTCATTATACTTCAGAAACAAGGAATGTTTTAGAGCTCTTGTCAAAAAGAGCTCGATCTCTAAACTCAGACTGTTTTCCACTATTCCATTGGTTAACAGGGCGAAGATATCCAACAATACGTGAATAGACTGTACAAACCCTCTTTCTATTTCGTTTCTCACATTTAGGACAATAATAATGTTCACCGTATAAGTACCCATGTTCAGGACAAATAGAGAAAGTTGGAGACAACGTAATATATGGGAGTTTATAATTAGAGGTCACCTTTTGTAGCCACCTCTTGACAGCTTCTCCATTGAGCTGTCTTTCACCAACAAACGTATGAAAAACAGTTCCACCGGTATAACGTGTCTGTAGAGGTTCCTGAAGTGAAAGCACTTCTAGTAAATCATTACTATAATCCACTGGAACATGTGTTGAATTCGTATAATATGGAGCAGCTCCATCTTCTTTAAATGCTCGATGATTTGAGACATACACCCCATCAAATTGCTCTGTATCGATCTTGGCCAAACGATAACACGTGCCTTCACCAGGGGTGGCTTCTAAGTTATAAATATGTCCTGTCTCCTCTTGAAATACTGACAAACATTCTCTCATAAAATCCATAATTTCAACAGCTAATGCATGTCCATTACGAGAGACCAACGGTTCACCGATCATATTCATCAAACATTCATTCATGCCAATAATACCGATAGTAGAAAAGTGATTATTCCAAAAGGCTTTATCTCTTTTATGTAGATGCCTTAAATAGAATTTAGAATATGGGTACAATCCCTGCTCCGTAAATCGTTCAATCACTTTTCTTTTAATCTCTAGACTCTCTTTAGCCAAAACCATATTCTTGAACAAAGCAGCAAAAAAGTCTTCTTTACTCTTATACAAATATCCCAACTGTGGAAGATTGACTGTCACAACACCGATGGATCCAGTCAAAGGATTAGCACCAAAGAGACCTCCACCTCTTCGTTGCAACTCACGCTTATCTAAACGTAGACGACAACACATACTCCGTACATCATCAGGGTTTAAATCAGAATTCACGAAATTAGAAAAATATGGTATCCCATATTTATATGTCATCTCCCAAATCGCATCATAATTGGTGTTGTTCCAGTCAAAATCTTTTGTAATATTATAAGTTGGAATAGGAAAAGAGAACACACTTCCATTAGCATCCCCTTCAACCATAACTTCGGCAAAAGCTCTATTAAATAGGTCGACCTCGTCTTGAAATGCACCATAGCAATCCTCTTGTACGACACCTCCTATAACCACATGACGGTCTCTAAAATTCTCAGGAATAACTAAGTCCATTGTTATATTAGTAAAAGGGGTCTGAAAACCGACCCTGGTAGGTACATTCACATTAAAAAGAAACTCTTGTATTGCTTGTTTAACCTCTTCAAATGTCAACTGATCATAGTGGATAAATGGAGCCATCAAAGTGTCAAAATTAGAGAATGCCTGAGCTCCAGCAGCTTCCCCTTGCATGGTATAAAAGAAATTTACTATTTGCCCCAACATGGTTCTGAGGTGCTTTGCAGGATCACTTTCGATCTTTCCCTCTACCCCCTTAAACCCTGTTAAAATAAGATCCTCTAAATCCCAGCCAACACAATAAACACTTAGAAAACCGAGATCATGAATATGTAATGCACCCTGCTCATGAGCTTGAGCTATCTCTTTTGGATAAAGCTCATTCAACCAATATTGAGAACTAATCAATGTAGAGATATGTTGATTTAACCCTTGGAGTGAATAAGATGAGTTCGCACTCTCTTTTACTCGCCAATCCTTGACCTCAAGATAACTATCAACCATTTCAATATTAGAAAACAGATCTTTTACGGATCTCTGATGCTGGTAACGATAAATCATAAATGATTTCACGGCATCATACTCTTGATTTTCCATTAAAGTCTTCTCGACAATATCTTGGACCTCTTCCACAGTCACCTCATCCCTATCTAAAAAATGATCGACAACTGGCATACCATAGGCTTGAGACTTAGTCTTTGCATTATGGTCGTGAAGAGAAGAGTGAAAACACGAATAGATTGCTTTTACAATTTTGTCTGAATGAAAAGTAGTCCGACTACCATCACGCTTAATAATCTCTAATGTCATGATTTGCTGTATTTATTCATTTTAATAAAAAATAAAAACACAGCTCTCGGAGAGGGAATACAGAAGTTCGAATATACTGTTCCATATCATGAGGGAACAATCATATTTTGCCCTTTGCACCTTTGCTTTTCTCCCGAAAGCTACAGATACGATCAATATGGCAGGTCTTCTGGCTCACTCTTATCATTACAAACCCCTTCCCATCTTTAATATTAAAGACAGTGGGCAAACATTCATAATGTACTCCTTCTCATTTTAGAGAGGAGTCAAGAGATTACAGCTGCGGGAACAGCTCCTGAATCGAGTCAAACGAAAGACTATCACAGGATTCCCTTTTAAACATATACTATCCAATCATAGCATCATGTACCATAAAGTCAACACAAATATAGATACACTTTTTAATATTAAAAAGATTTTTTCACTTGTAGATCTACTAATTTCAAAGTAACTTATCTGATCTCAACACTTTAGAGCATTAAAAAAATTAAGAACCATTCCTTAAACAACCATCCCACTCCCTTATATCCTTTCAGTGCAAATAGTAGAGAAAAAAGTCCGTGAAAACCCACTTCACCCCTTTGCGACATTAGGGGTTCACTTGCTCCACACATTCTACATTCCATACGACCATGTTTATGCCAATGCCTGGCACGAGAGAGATACTACAACCCCTTGGAACGCTGAGTTCAACTTGGCATCGTACCAGAACACCACCAAATAGCAATACTAATCTTTCACTCTCCTGACACATAATACCGAGATAGAGTGCTGCGTTCTCAGCAGCAGTCACAGATTTTGTACATCCAAACAATTTCAACCAAGCCCCAAAAGGGGTGACCGTACATAGCCCAAGGCTTATTCCTATGTTGTGCCTATGCGCAACATAGGAATAAGCCTTGGGTAAACCACCCATCAAAAATCAAAGGCTGAAAACCTGGCCCAAATCAACTCTTCGACATGACATACCAAGAAGGATACCACAACCCAAGATCGTCTTGGGGCAGACTTCCAGCCTTCAGTTGGTGATTACATAATTTCCCAAGGCTCCAACCGACACCTTGACCTTACGGTCAAACTATGGTCTCCACCATTGGGCTAAATTTGGTTTCCCTTTCAGGGAATGTTGCTGTATAGAATAAAAATCAGTCTCCATCTGTTTGATCTGTGTGCTACAATTTCTCTTGCACATCAACCTAATTCCTATCAGATCTCAACTTTAAAATGCAGTCTTAGAACCACTATCCTTTGCAAAATATTTCATCAATATTCTCAATCGATCCACTTGTTGTGGATAATGAGCGGCAACATTAAACTTTTCTGCAGGATCATCATTTAGATTGAACAGCTGCACTCCATCAACATCAGTAATACGGCATTTCCACATACCATGACGTACAGCCTGTAATGAGTCTGCTTTTACATAAAAGA
It encodes:
- a CDS encoding aspartate kinase, producing MPNIVVKFGGSNLKDKEDVSRIIKVVENYGERLIIVVSAFYGVTNYLESSLATLKKGEDVSSAVYLYLQTLKKDAVDYHITDEALREKCWEEIDVCLEELTNLLKGIFLTADASLALCDFVLSYGERLSAIFLAHVLKQNKLNADIAYPEKFGLITDGVYSNASVDFSKSKEALMSYFSEAKIYVVPGFFGVSTKGKITLLGRGGSDYSAAAIAKCVEAKSLDVWKDVEGFLTSDPRVVNQTQNIQSLTYVEAAELAYFGAKILHPRCVEPLIEPSIPLRLFHIHGACNDSNPLTVIGGESTVSETVVKSITHTNEFGILKLKGPGVGSKPGILSVVTTAFSDAGININSVITSQISINFLLNKRDLSRAKSLIDLSRLPSVMDVEDIDNVATIAAIGEGLVDNYGIAARIFTALADQKINVRMSCSCASPVVSYYIVDERDKSKAIQAMHKSLFE
- a CDS encoding O-acetylhomoserine aminocarboxypropyltransferase/cysteine synthase; protein product: MTKQQKNFETLQIHAGRQTDPTTKACATPIYQTAAYGFDSDQHAVNLFELKEFGNIYTRIMNPTSDVFEQRIAALEGGVAALAVSSGHAAQFIALTNILSVGDNFISSPYLYGGSYNQFNTTFKRIGIDCRFADSLEPDQFEKLIDENTKAIYFETIGNPGFKIPDFEALVALAKKHDLPVIVDNTFAGGGYLCRPIEWGANVVVESATKWIGGHGTSIGGVIIDGGNYNWGNGKFPDFQGDPNDDHAMNFAETFGVGSNFGNIAYIIKARVEGLRDYGTSISPFNSFLLAQGLETLSLRMERHVGNTLALAEWFDKHPAIESVNYPGLKSSPDYDLAKKYLPNGAGGVLTVNVRGGRDAAKRVVENVELAQHLANVGDTKTLIIQPATTTHHQMDEAAQLKAGVHPAMLRISVGLEHIEDIIADFEQALNA
- the metA gene encoding homoserine O-succinyltransferase; translated protein: MPIKIPNGLPAISQLEHENIFVMNAQRAESQDIRTMRIAVVNLMPVKETTETDLLRLLSNTPLQVEIDFIRLETHHSKNTNINHLDNFYRPFSSVKDQKYDGLIVTGAPIEHLPFESVSYWEEMKEVLDWSKDHVTSSMFICWASQAALYHFYGLEKHPLRKKLSGVYPHTLTCPTHPILRGFDDLFYIPHSRNSEVKAEDIKACSELEIISTSPEAGVYMVMSRDSRQLFVSGHAEYARKTLKQEFDRDQLKGLEPKIPANYFPNNDPSETPQKIWASHAHLLFSNWLNYHVYQLTPYIWS
- a CDS encoding DoxX family membrane protein, which produces MENNRNTSIYQSIPLILRVVMGWIYFSAFWRRVILMNKLNPDLPGYVGEKFNAFLPNALFIKPIIQWMVENPDMLYLAMIIFTITEALIGIAFFLGIFTRLAALGSIGLAAGILLGSGWIGTTCLDEWQIGVLCMTTGFVLLFTGAGNYSLDHYLSKTNSPLCKLPLAPFIMGYDFPSSMSTKLSKRIILWSAVFMGIVMLGTNQHFHGGVWGDLHNLSKNPNYIIQNASRNNNEISFDIMRDQGIDTYGSYIFSITLYKEGKKIRTWEDKKLANAVKIKNHYIAKIKTGPHGLILPLGAKATIGIENIEDDFDQIIIEDINGKTWILNFHN
- a CDS encoding sulfatase-like hydrolase/transferase; this translates as MKQLITLGVMLLITLSSYAKKRPNILFLFADDHCNEEVHAFGNDQIITPNLDQLASQGVTFTNTYNMGAWNGAVCVASRAMMNSGMTVWHAKNNEKSFPQRAEQKMMWAQLLESKGYDTYMTGKWHVKAPVENIFKTTAHERPGMPNQTPAGYNRPLSKDDDNWKPWDTKNGGYWKGGKHWSEVVADDAIGFLDQSKKSKKPFFMYIAFNAPHDPRQAPKEYIDMYDVEKIKIPTSFLPEYPWKDAMKCGKKLRDEKLAPFPRTRYSIKVNRLEYYALITHLDAQIGRIIKELKRTGQDKNTYIIYSADHGLAVGKHGLVGKQSMYEHSMKPPLIVIGPSIPQNEKREQLVYLQDVMATTLDLAKVKKPAYVEFNSLLSICKDKEAPNNYDAIYGSYLNAQRMVRVGDYKLIVYPAAKKVLLYNLKEDPKELYDLSLQEKYQSKVKSLFKELLVQQKNLDDPEDIATIFPELSI
- a CDS encoding anaerobic ribonucleoside-triphosphate reductase activating protein yields the protein MNDPDLNIPMGGFIPCSMTDYPSHISCIVFTTGCNMRCHYCHNTNLLRERNCDSNDVFYMNQVKDHVKKHRMMLDGVVIIGGEPTIHEDLISLISWIKTIGLNVKLDTNGTNFNMVNTLVTDGLVDYVAMDLKASLSYESYCLVVGRTFRKELFDNVLRTKGLLEKGAVDYEFRTTLSDRLHKDDLLRLAGQKEGRWFLQQVEGQSSCWSFTQEELNVLNEKYKGYISYR
- a CDS encoding ribonucleoside triphosphate reductase; this translates as MTLEIIKRDGSRTTFHSDKIVKAIYSCFHSSLHDHNAKTKSQAYGMPVVDHFLDRDEVTVEEVQDIVEKTLMENQEYDAVKSFMIYRYQHQRSVKDLFSNIEMVDSYLEVKDWRVKESANSSYSLQGLNQHISTLISSQYWLNELYPKEIAQAHEQGALHIHDLGFLSVYCVGWDLEDLILTGFKGVEGKIESDPAKHLRTMLGQIVNFFYTMQGEAAGAQAFSNFDTLMAPFIHYDQLTFEEVKQAIQEFLFNVNVPTRVGFQTPFTNITMDLVIPENFRDRHVVIGGVVQEDCYGAFQDEVDLFNRAFAEVMVEGDANGSVFSFPIPTYNITKDFDWNNTNYDAIWEMTYKYGIPYFSNFVNSDLNPDDVRSMCCRLRLDKRELQRRGGGLFGANPLTGSIGVVTVNLPQLGYLYKSKEDFFAALFKNMVLAKESLEIKRKVIERFTEQGLYPYSKFYLRHLHKRDKAFWNNHFSTIGIIGMNECLMNMIGEPLVSRNGHALAVEIMDFMRECLSVFQEETGHIYNLEATPGEGTCYRLAKIDTEQFDGVYVSNHRAFKEDGAAPYYTNSTHVPVDYSNDLLEVLSLQEPLQTRYTGGTVFHTFVGERQLNGEAVKRWLQKVTSNYKLPYITLSPTFSICPEHGYLYGEHYYCPKCEKRNRKRVCTVYSRIVGYLRPVNQWNSGKQSEFRDRALFDKSSKTFLVSEV